One segment of Mycolicibacterium sp. YH-1 DNA contains the following:
- a CDS encoding TIGR03667 family PPOX class F420-dependent oxidoreductase: MSADLTPDVTDRLSAAHFAWLTTVAKSGQPVPKLIWLHFDGTALFVYTMPSAAKVAHIRQRPKVSVNLDSDGSGGGIIVIGGEATVDAEGVDCREDGPYWAKFGPSADQFGLTESMGDYSTRIRISIDKVWTTPTA; encoded by the coding sequence ATGAGCGCTGACCTGACCCCGGATGTGACCGATCGCCTGTCCGCCGCCCACTTCGCCTGGCTTACCACGGTCGCGAAATCGGGCCAGCCCGTGCCGAAGTTGATCTGGTTGCACTTCGACGGCACTGCGTTGTTCGTCTACACGATGCCCAGCGCGGCGAAGGTGGCGCACATCAGGCAGCGCCCGAAGGTAAGTGTGAATCTCGACTCGGACGGCAGCGGCGGCGGCATCATCGTCATCGGCGGGGAGGCCACCGTCGACGCCGAGGGTGTCGACTGCCGAGAGGACGGCCCCTACTGGGCGAAGTTCGGTCCGTCGGCCGACCAGTTTGGGCTCACCGAGTCGATGGGCGACTACAGCACCCGCATCAGGATCAGCATCGACAAGGTGTGGACCACGCCCACCGCTTGA
- a CDS encoding error-prone DNA polymerase, translating into MGWHNGPPSWAEMERVLGGKPRRAGMPLEEPVGDGGDSPAWSRKRGAYEPVDRPAGTGASVPYAELHAHSAYSFLDGASTPEELVEEAARLDLRSIALTDHDGLYGVVRFAEAARELDVSTVFGAELSLSNVARTEDPDPPGPHLLVLARGPEGYRRLSRELARAHLAGGEKGKPRYDYDTLAEAAGGHWHILTGCRKGHVRQALSTGGPEAAGAALADLVDRFGADRVSVEVTRHGHPHDDERNAVLAGLAPRFGVGVVATTAAHFAEPSRGRLAMAMGAIRARNSMDEAAGWLAPLGGSHLRSGEEMARLFSHCPEVVTAAADLGEQCAFGLALIAPRLPPFEVPDGHTEGSWLRHLTITGARNRYGPPERAARAYAQIEHELKVINQLNFPGYFLVVHDITRFCRENAILAQGRGSAANSAVCYALGVTNVDPVANDLLFERFLSPARDGPPDIDIDIESDLREKAIQYVYDRYGRDYAAQVANVITYRGRSAVRDMARALGFSQGQQDAWSKHISRWNGLPDSPDVEEIPKPVIDLALQIKNLPRHMGIHSGGMVICDRPIADVCPVEWARMENRSVLQWDKDDCAAIGLVKFDLLGLGMLSALHYAIDLTAEHKGIEVDLSRLDLSEAGVYEMLQRADSIGVFQVESRAQMATLPRLKPRVFYDLVVEVALIRPGPIQGGSVHPYIRRRNGEEAVTYDHPSMEPALRKTLGIPLFQEQLMQLAVDCAGFSAAEADQLRRAMGSKRSTDKMRRLRDRFYAGMQTRHGITGTVADRIYEKLEAFANFGFPESHSLSFASLVFYSSWFKLHHPAVFCAALLRAQPMGFYSPQSLVADARRHGVVVHGPDANASLAHATLENCGLDVRLGLGSVRNIGTDLAERIVDERNANGPFVSLVDLAGRVQLSVPQTEALATAGALNCFGVSRREGLWAAGAAATQRPDRLPGVGSSSHVPSLPGMTALELVAADVWATGVSPDSHPVQFLRERLEQLGVVPANRLLSVPDGTRVLVAGAVTHRQRPATAQGVTFMNLEDETGMVNVLCSRGVWGRHRKLAQTASALVVRGIVQNATGAVTVVADQMRAMDMRVASKSRDFQ; encoded by the coding sequence GTGGGTTGGCACAACGGACCGCCGAGCTGGGCCGAGATGGAGCGAGTCCTTGGTGGCAAGCCCCGCCGGGCGGGCATGCCACTCGAGGAGCCCGTGGGTGACGGCGGTGACAGCCCGGCCTGGTCGCGCAAGCGGGGTGCCTACGAGCCGGTGGACAGGCCCGCGGGCACGGGGGCGTCAGTCCCGTATGCCGAACTGCACGCCCACTCCGCGTACAGCTTCCTCGATGGGGCCAGCACACCCGAGGAACTCGTGGAGGAGGCCGCCCGGCTCGACCTTCGGTCCATAGCGCTGACCGATCACGACGGGCTCTATGGGGTGGTGCGGTTCGCCGAGGCCGCCCGCGAACTCGACGTGTCCACGGTGTTCGGTGCGGAGCTGTCGCTGAGTAACGTCGCGCGCACAGAGGACCCCGATCCGCCGGGGCCGCATCTGCTGGTGCTGGCGCGTGGGCCGGAGGGGTACCGGCGGCTGTCCCGCGAACTCGCCAGGGCACACCTGGCGGGCGGGGAGAAGGGCAAGCCGCGCTACGACTACGACACGCTGGCTGAGGCCGCTGGTGGGCACTGGCACATCCTCACCGGGTGTCGCAAGGGTCATGTCCGCCAAGCGCTCTCGACGGGCGGGCCGGAGGCGGCCGGGGCCGCGCTCGCTGATCTGGTGGACCGGTTCGGCGCCGACCGGGTCAGCGTGGAGGTGACCCGACACGGTCATCCGCACGACGATGAGCGCAACGCCGTGCTGGCCGGGCTCGCACCCCGCTTCGGGGTCGGCGTCGTCGCCACCACCGCCGCGCACTTCGCCGAACCCTCACGGGGCCGGCTGGCCATGGCGATGGGCGCCATCCGTGCACGGAACTCGATGGACGAGGCGGCGGGGTGGTTGGCGCCGCTGGGCGGATCGCATCTGCGCTCGGGGGAGGAGATGGCGCGACTGTTCTCGCACTGTCCCGAGGTCGTCACCGCCGCAGCGGATCTCGGTGAACAGTGCGCGTTCGGCCTGGCGCTCATCGCCCCGAGGCTGCCGCCCTTCGAGGTGCCCGACGGGCACACCGAGGGAAGCTGGTTGCGGCACCTGACGATTACCGGCGCGCGCAACCGGTACGGTCCGCCCGAACGGGCCGCGCGCGCGTACGCGCAGATCGAGCATGAGCTCAAGGTCATCAACCAGTTGAACTTCCCGGGTTACTTCCTGGTGGTGCACGACATCACCCGGTTCTGTCGCGAGAACGCGATCCTGGCCCAGGGCCGAGGGTCGGCGGCGAACTCGGCGGTCTGCTACGCGCTGGGTGTCACCAACGTCGACCCGGTCGCCAACGACCTGCTGTTCGAACGGTTTCTCTCGCCGGCGCGCGACGGGCCGCCCGATATCGATATCGACATCGAATCAGACCTGCGGGAGAAGGCGATTCAATACGTCTACGACCGGTACGGCCGCGACTACGCCGCACAGGTCGCCAACGTCATCACTTACCGGGGCCGTAGTGCGGTGCGCGATATGGCCCGCGCGCTCGGATTCTCCCAAGGCCAGCAGGACGCCTGGAGCAAGCACATCAGCCGGTGGAACGGCCTGCCCGACTCGCCGGATGTCGAGGAGATCCCGAAGCCGGTGATCGATCTGGCGTTGCAGATCAAGAACCTACCCCGGCATATGGGCATCCACTCCGGCGGCATGGTGATCTGCGACCGTCCCATCGCCGACGTGTGTCCGGTGGAGTGGGCGCGCATGGAGAACCGCAGCGTGCTGCAGTGGGACAAGGATGACTGCGCGGCAATCGGTTTGGTGAAGTTCGACCTGCTGGGCCTTGGCATGCTCTCGGCTCTGCACTACGCCATCGACCTGACCGCCGAGCACAAGGGCATCGAGGTCGACCTGTCGAGGCTGGATCTCTCCGAGGCGGGCGTGTACGAGATGCTGCAGCGCGCCGACTCGATCGGGGTGTTCCAGGTGGAGTCCCGCGCGCAGATGGCCACGCTGCCCAGGTTGAAACCGCGGGTTTTCTACGACCTGGTGGTCGAGGTGGCGCTCATCCGGCCCGGGCCCATTCAAGGCGGGTCGGTGCACCCCTACATCCGGCGCCGCAATGGGGAGGAGGCGGTCACCTACGACCACCCGTCGATGGAACCGGCGCTGCGCAAGACGTTGGGAATACCGCTGTTCCAGGAGCAGCTCATGCAACTTGCCGTCGACTGCGCGGGCTTCTCCGCGGCCGAGGCAGACCAGTTGCGCAGGGCAATGGGGTCCAAGCGCTCCACTGACAAGATGCGCAGGCTGCGCGACCGCTTCTATGCCGGCATGCAAACCAGACACGGCATCACCGGCACGGTGGCCGACCGCATCTACGAGAAGCTGGAGGCCTTCGCCAACTTTGGCTTCCCCGAGAGCCATTCGTTGAGCTTCGCCTCGCTGGTGTTCTATTCGTCGTGGTTCAAACTGCACCATCCGGCGGTGTTCTGCGCGGCATTGCTGCGGGCGCAGCCGATGGGCTTCTACTCGCCGCAGTCGTTGGTTGCCGATGCGCGGCGCCACGGCGTCGTCGTGCACGGGCCGGACGCGAACGCCAGCCTTGCGCACGCCACGTTGGAGAACTGCGGTCTCGACGTCCGGTTGGGGCTCGGCTCGGTCCGAAACATCGGCACCGACCTGGCCGAGCGTATCGTCGACGAACGAAACGCCAACGGGCCGTTCGTATCCCTGGTCGACCTGGCTGGCCGGGTGCAGCTGTCAGTACCGCAGACCGAGGCGCTCGCCACGGCGGGGGCGCTGAACTGCTTCGGGGTGTCCCGGCGCGAGGGGCTGTGGGCCGCAGGGGCCGCCGCCACCCAGCGACCCGACCGATTGCCCGGCGTCGGGTCGTCGTCGCACGTCCCGTCCCTGCCGGGGATGACGGCACTGGAACTCGTCGCCGCCGACGTGTGGGCCACCGGTGTCTCACCGGACAGCCATCCCGTGCAGTTCCTGCGGGAGCGTCTCGAGCAGCTAGGCGTGGTGCCGGCCAACCGACTGTTGTCGGTGCCCGACGGAACCCGGGTCCTGGTCGCGGGTGCGGTGACGCATCGGCAGCGCCCGGCGACGGCGCAGGGGGTGACGTTCATGAACCTGGAGGACGAGACCGGAATGGTCAACGTGCTGTGCTCGCGCGGCGTGTGGGGACGGCATCGCAAGCTGGCGCAGACCGCGTCGGCCCTGGTGGTGCGCGGGATCGTGCAGAACGCGACCGGGGCCGTCACCGTGGTCGCCGACCAGATGCGCGCCATGGACATGCGCGTGGCCTCGAAGTCGCGCGACTTCCAGTAG
- a CDS encoding histidine phosphatase family protein, with protein sequence MSTLRRTSGALATLILAACLTAAPAAANTDPDITITFVRHGESQGNASGRADTSVPGPSLTPLGEQQAKEAAVALMRSPHDGVYASTMIRTQQTAQPFADDLREQIVVLPGLREIEAGDFEGQPEQDAGNGFYQTLTQWMEGDRDARIPGSMDGNEFNARFTDAVNEIYRSGHQRPVAFAHGGSIAVWTMMNVANPPLELAETQPLPNTGQVVVRGNPTDGWTLLDWNGTKIE encoded by the coding sequence ATGTCGACCCTCCGCCGTACTTCCGGCGCCCTCGCCACCCTGATACTCGCCGCCTGCCTCACCGCAGCACCCGCCGCGGCCAACACCGACCCCGATATCACCATCACGTTCGTCCGGCACGGCGAATCTCAGGGCAACGCCAGCGGCCGCGCCGACACGTCTGTCCCCGGCCCGTCTCTCACACCGCTCGGTGAACAACAGGCCAAGGAGGCCGCCGTCGCGTTGATGCGCAGTCCGCACGACGGTGTGTACGCCTCGACCATGATCCGGACCCAGCAGACGGCACAACCGTTCGCCGACGATCTCCGCGAGCAGATCGTCGTGCTGCCGGGCCTGCGCGAGATCGAGGCAGGCGACTTCGAGGGCCAGCCGGAACAGGACGCCGGCAACGGCTTCTACCAAACACTGACGCAGTGGATGGAGGGCGACCGTGACGCCCGCATTCCCGGGTCGATGGACGGTAACGAGTTCAACGCCCGCTTCACCGATGCCGTGAACGAGATCTACCGCAGCGGCCACCAGCGGCCGGTTGCGTTCGCGCACGGCGGGTCCATCGCCGTGTGGACGATGATGAACGTCGCCAATCCGCCGCTGGAACTGGCCGAGACCCAGCCGCTGCCGAACACCGGTCAGGTCGTCGTTCGGGGCAATCCGACCGACGGCTGGACACTGCTGGACTGGAACGGCACCAAGATCGAGTAG
- a CDS encoding DUF899 family protein: MTEKTATALPPVVDNDTWRTALEDLRRREKAATRELDAIAAQRRRLPMVELPDYTLIGKDGPIKLADIFDGRSQLIVYNHMWTDGAEWQCGGCTGFTSQFARLGGLDNYDARFVIVTNGPIEEALAYKAKVGNKMDWYSSSESSFGADVDAAPGQGFGVNVFLRDGDTVYRTWHTNGRGTEQLSYTFALVDILPWGRQEEWQDSPEGWPKSPTYSKWLDSPDVARLYGPNGVDR, translated from the coding sequence GTGACCGAGAAGACCGCCACCGCGCTCCCCCCGGTTGTCGACAACGACACCTGGCGCACCGCACTCGAGGACCTACGCCGACGCGAGAAGGCCGCCACCCGCGAACTCGACGCCATCGCCGCGCAACGTCGTCGCCTGCCCATGGTCGAACTGCCCGACTACACCCTCATCGGCAAGGACGGCCCCATCAAGCTGGCCGACATCTTCGACGGCCGCTCCCAGCTGATCGTCTACAACCACATGTGGACCGATGGCGCGGAGTGGCAGTGCGGCGGTTGCACGGGATTCACCTCGCAGTTCGCCCGGCTGGGCGGCCTCGACAACTACGACGCCCGCTTCGTCATCGTCACCAACGGGCCCATCGAAGAGGCGCTGGCCTACAAGGCCAAGGTCGGCAACAAGATGGACTGGTACTCGTCGTCGGAGAGCTCCTTCGGCGCTGACGTCGACGCGGCCCCCGGACAGGGTTTCGGGGTCAACGTGTTCCTGCGTGACGGCGATACCGTGTACCGCACGTGGCACACCAACGGTCGCGGCACCGAGCAACTCAGCTACACCTTCGCGTTGGTCGACATCCTCCCGTGGGGCCGCCAGGAGGAATGGCAGGATTCACCCGAGGGCTGGCCCAAGTCACCGACCTACTCGAAGTGGCTCGACTCCCCCGATGTCGCCAGGCTCTACGGCCCGAACGGAGTCGACCGATGA
- a CDS encoding SRPBCC family protein — protein MSAPTQERYVITRTIPASPAAVFAVLADPTRHRDTEPGDWVRDAVDTEPITGTGTLFAVNMFLEQAGGHYVMHNLVTEFDQDRAIGWLPGQLDEAGNHAPGGWWWRYDLAPNGSGTDVTLTYDWSGTSQEFRDQIGAPVFGPDFIEESLASLARAVS, from the coding sequence ATGAGCGCCCCGACCCAGGAGCGCTACGTCATCACCCGCACCATCCCCGCGAGCCCGGCAGCGGTCTTCGCGGTGTTGGCCGACCCGACCCGGCACAGGGACACCGAACCCGGCGACTGGGTACGCGACGCCGTGGACACCGAACCGATCACCGGCACCGGCACGCTCTTCGCGGTCAACATGTTCCTGGAACAGGCCGGCGGTCACTACGTCATGCACAACCTGGTCACCGAGTTCGATCAGGACCGCGCCATCGGCTGGTTGCCCGGCCAGCTCGACGAGGCGGGCAACCACGCTCCCGGCGGCTGGTGGTGGCGTTATGACCTGGCGCCCAACGGCTCTGGGACCGACGTCACTCTGACCTACGACTGGTCCGGCACATCGCAGGAGTTCCGCGACCAGATCGGGGCGCCGGTCTTCGGCCCGGATTTCATCGAGGAGTCACTGGCATCACTTGCGCGCGCCGTGAGCTGA
- a CDS encoding MaoC family dehydratase, whose protein sequence is MPINPNAVGAKTAPQPFEWTDRETLLYALGVGAGVNDLAFTTENSHDIEQQVLPTYAVIACPAWGAVGEVGSFNFGMLLHGSQQIRLHAPLPPAGTLNVHSEVVDIQDKGEGKNAILVFKGVGTDPETGEVVAETVSTAVIRGEGGFGGQQGERPAAPVFPDREPDATVALATTVDQPLIYRLSGDRNPLHSDPWFAQTLAGFPKPILHGLCTYGVAGRVLVAELGGGDATRIRAVGARFTSPVFPGETLTTSVWRTEPGHAVFRTEAAEADGSNARLVLDDGTAEYVD, encoded by the coding sequence ATGCCGATCAACCCGAACGCCGTCGGTGCCAAGACTGCGCCCCAGCCGTTCGAGTGGACCGATCGCGAGACCCTTCTCTACGCGCTCGGCGTCGGCGCGGGCGTCAACGATCTGGCGTTCACCACCGAGAACAGCCATGACATCGAGCAGCAGGTCCTGCCGACGTACGCCGTGATCGCGTGCCCGGCATGGGGTGCCGTCGGCGAGGTCGGCAGCTTCAACTTCGGCATGCTGCTGCACGGCAGCCAGCAGATCCGCCTGCACGCACCGCTTCCGCCGGCCGGCACGCTCAACGTGCACTCCGAGGTCGTCGACATCCAGGACAAGGGCGAGGGCAAGAACGCCATCCTGGTGTTCAAGGGCGTCGGCACCGACCCGGAGACCGGGGAGGTCGTCGCCGAGACGGTGTCCACCGCCGTCATCCGCGGCGAGGGCGGTTTCGGCGGGCAGCAGGGCGAGCGTCCCGCCGCCCCGGTGTTCCCTGACCGCGAACCCGACGCGACGGTCGCGCTGGCCACCACCGTCGACCAGCCGCTGATCTACCGGCTGTCCGGTGACCGCAACCCACTGCACAGCGACCCGTGGTTCGCCCAGACCCTGGCCGGGTTCCCCAAGCCGATCCTGCACGGGCTGTGCACCTACGGCGTCGCCGGTCGGGTGCTGGTCGCCGAACTCGGCGGCGGTGACGCGACGAGGATCCGCGCCGTCGGCGCGCGCTTCACCTCACCGGTGTTCCCGGGCGAGACGCTGACCACGTCGGTGTGGCGCACCGAACCCGGCCACGCGGTGTTCCGCACCGAGGCCGCCGAGGCCGACGGATCCAACGCGCGGCTCGTGCTCGATGACGGCACCGCCGAGTACGTCGACTGA
- a CDS encoding FAD-dependent monooxygenase, producing the protein MPKAKVLIVGASIAGPATAFWLTRAGFEVTIVEQAPELRRGGNGVDVRSEALAVVERMGLSRAIKERALVNQGMRFVDRDDQQCVRIAAADVERLVGSEDIEITRGDLARLLYAATESDVEYIFGDTVTELQQDDIGVTVAFTHRPPQRFDFVIGADGMHSGVRRLTFGPENAFRIFKHHYYAVASADLRVGEQHWTTFYNEPGKSAAVYRGEPGHGLINFIFHSVNPIDYDYRDVDAQRRLLRNAFCDLGWHVPALLDAADAAPDFYFDALDQIKLPSWSMGRVVLVGDAAYCASPASGAGALLALTGAYRLAGELSSHAAPQQAFARYEAAQRPLVASKQAHLFTYITVPRTRFGIAARNLFLSTSLPRTLARLPSRKPKDLYNYGSAPSE; encoded by the coding sequence ATGCCGAAAGCCAAAGTTCTTATCGTCGGTGCCAGTATCGCCGGACCGGCCACCGCTTTCTGGCTCACTCGCGCCGGATTTGAGGTCACTATCGTCGAGCAGGCACCTGAACTCCGACGCGGCGGGAATGGGGTCGACGTCCGGTCCGAAGCGCTGGCGGTTGTTGAGCGCATGGGGCTCAGTCGGGCGATCAAGGAGCGCGCGTTAGTCAACCAAGGCATGCGTTTCGTCGACCGCGATGACCAACAGTGCGTGCGCATCGCGGCGGCCGACGTCGAGAGGCTGGTGGGCTCCGAAGACATCGAGATCACCCGTGGCGACCTGGCGCGCTTGCTATATGCGGCAACCGAATCCGACGTCGAGTATATTTTCGGCGACACTGTCACCGAGCTACAACAAGACGACATAGGGGTGACCGTCGCGTTCACTCACCGGCCACCTCAGAGGTTCGACTTCGTCATAGGCGCAGACGGAATGCACTCGGGCGTACGGCGCCTGACATTCGGCCCCGAGAATGCGTTTCGCATCTTCAAGCATCACTATTACGCGGTTGCCAGTGCCGATCTCAGAGTGGGAGAACAGCATTGGACGACTTTCTACAACGAACCAGGAAAGTCGGCCGCGGTGTACCGCGGCGAGCCCGGGCACGGACTGATTAACTTCATCTTCCACAGCGTCAATCCGATCGACTATGACTACCGCGACGTCGACGCGCAGCGTCGACTGCTCCGCAATGCATTCTGTGATCTCGGATGGCATGTGCCCGCCCTGCTCGACGCCGCCGACGCAGCGCCGGACTTTTACTTCGACGCGTTGGACCAGATCAAGCTGCCGTCGTGGTCAATGGGACGCGTCGTACTGGTAGGCGACGCGGCGTACTGCGCGTCGCCGGCGTCAGGGGCGGGAGCGTTGTTGGCACTCACCGGCGCTTACCGACTCGCCGGCGAGTTAAGTTCCCACGCCGCCCCACAGCAGGCATTTGCCCGGTACGAGGCTGCACAGCGCCCCCTAGTCGCCAGCAAGCAGGCCCACCTGTTCACCTACATCACGGTTCCCAGGACTCGATTCGGCATTGCGGCGCGCAACCTTTTCCTTTCCACTTCACTGCCGCGTACGCTCGCACGACTGCCGTCGAGAAAGCCAAAAGATCTGTACAACTACGGATCTGCGCCGAGCGAGTAA
- a CDS encoding TetR family transcriptional regulator, which translates to MSVDERSLGLRERKKRDMHARLSAIALSLAVERGVASVRTEDIAAEAGVSPRTFNNYFPNKEAAIVGVAAIRTDVLCAALRDRPPDEPLRDSLAAAAAALFNDEPDRDWMARARLIRSEPSLQAEQRKSDIAIERTIATEIGVRSGSDPTLDLGPRLIAATVVAAIHAAVQYWLDVPAAGTLRDVLDRAMTQFPFGAPQV; encoded by the coding sequence GTGAGCGTTGACGAACGATCACTGGGTTTGCGAGAGCGCAAAAAGCGCGACATGCATGCGAGGCTAAGCGCTATCGCCCTCAGCCTCGCCGTCGAACGCGGCGTCGCATCGGTCCGCACCGAAGACATCGCAGCAGAAGCCGGCGTCTCTCCCCGAACCTTCAACAACTATTTTCCGAACAAGGAGGCGGCGATCGTCGGTGTCGCAGCGATTCGAACTGATGTCCTTTGCGCGGCCTTGCGCGACCGCCCCCCCGATGAGCCGTTGCGCGACTCCTTGGCCGCCGCCGCTGCTGCTCTATTCAACGATGAGCCGGATCGGGACTGGATGGCTCGTGCCCGCCTAATTCGATCTGAACCCTCGTTACAGGCCGAACAACGAAAGTCCGACATCGCGATCGAACGCACCATCGCTACCGAAATTGGAGTTCGCAGCGGTTCGGACCCGACTCTCGACCTCGGCCCACGCCTAATCGCGGCGACCGTTGTCGCTGCCATCCACGCCGCGGTCCAATACTGGCTAGACGTCCCCGCCGCCGGAACCTTGCGCGACGTACTCGACCGCGCGATGACGCAGTTCCCGTTCGGCGCCCCGCAGGTGTAG
- a CDS encoding carboxymuconolactone decarboxylase family protein — protein sequence MPAFEFGAARASEAEPTAVPAVAWFAFGGRCGLICNGANGTQERPNGVGGGWLTGNGGVGWSSTEAGVAGGSGGSGGLLWGNGGDGGAGGLGAAGGRGGNAGFLSGNGGRGGDGGDGITGVGGESGVNSGRGGDGGVGGNGGSGGHAGLFFGWGGEGGAGGVGGTGGAGTHGTTASTAEENGGPGGDGGNGGIGGTGGSGGRAGLFVGNGGNGGSGGAAGAGGAGGFGGTGGATVVTLAGGQLTDSAGVGGVGGFGGAAGFAGLGGVGGTRSLFGHAGVNGANGLGALAGTDGGMGGNGGLGGRLPLIGLNSATSAQAALAALMKRLGLPIQQATGIQLEDINGLLLGPLNAYLYNPVIGEAIFNIGSTFSSSTLSARVKEIVILSVGGQWGSPYELYAHELVARMVGVPEAAVVSLASGQPPVGLTGDELVAAQFVQELISTHRVSAATYQDAVAAFGETGVVDMVTLASTYLGVSATLNAFNVRGPNPAAPAVLPTPVPATPPSSDGPNGLGGRLPLLDLDTASPAQLELAARIKALALPIQQATGIELVTPEGQLIGPLNAYLYSPVIGGALFDVGDTFSSSTLSPRVKEVVILSVGGLWGSDYEVWSHAKVARLVGLPEEAIVSLGSGQAPVGLSGDELIAAQFVQELVSTYRVSDELYYAAEAAFGRIALVDLVNLASTYLGASAVLNAFEVPVPPAATASV from the coding sequence GTGCCGGCGTTTGAGTTCGGCGCGGCCCGAGCGTCTGAAGCAGAGCCCACCGCGGTCCCGGCGGTGGCCTGGTTCGCATTCGGTGGCCGGTGCGGCCTGATTTGCAACGGTGCCAATGGCACGCAGGAACGGCCGAATGGGGTAGGTGGCGGTTGGCTGACCGGCAACGGTGGCGTTGGTTGGTCGAGCACCGAGGCGGGCGTGGCTGGTGGCAGCGGCGGCTCCGGGGGTCTGCTGTGGGGTAACGGCGGAGATGGTGGTGCCGGCGGGCTCGGTGCTGCGGGTGGGCGCGGCGGTAACGCCGGATTTTTGAGCGGTAACGGTGGCCGAGGTGGCGACGGTGGCGACGGGATCACCGGAGTTGGCGGGGAGTCTGGCGTGAACAGCGGCCGGGGCGGCGATGGCGGAGTCGGTGGCAACGGTGGTTCCGGCGGCCATGCCGGCCTGTTCTTCGGCTGGGGTGGCGAAGGAGGGGCCGGCGGCGTCGGCGGTACCGGTGGTGCCGGAACGCACGGGACCACGGCCTCGACAGCTGAAGAGAACGGTGGTCCCGGTGGAGACGGCGGCAATGGAGGCATCGGGGGTACCGGTGGTTCCGGCGGCCGTGCCGGTCTGTTCGTCGGAAACGGCGGTAACGGTGGTTCCGGTGGCGCGGCCGGCGCTGGTGGTGCCGGAGGATTCGGTGGCACCGGAGGGGCCACCGTGGTCACGCTGGCCGGCGGCCAACTCACCGACAGCGCCGGTGTCGGCGGTGTCGGCGGCTTCGGCGGTGCGGCCGGTTTCGCGGGGCTCGGTGGCGTTGGCGGTACGCGCAGCCTCTTCGGCCACGCCGGTGTAAACGGAGCCAACGGTTTGGGTGCGTTGGCCGGCACCGATGGTGGTATGGGCGGAAACGGAGGACTCGGCGGACGGCTGCCGCTAATCGGTCTCAACTCCGCCACTTCTGCGCAGGCCGCGTTGGCAGCGCTCATGAAGCGGTTGGGGCTACCGATCCAGCAGGCGACCGGAATTCAGTTGGAGGACATCAACGGACTGCTGCTCGGTCCGCTTAATGCCTACCTCTACAACCCGGTCATCGGCGAGGCGATCTTCAACATCGGAAGTACTTTCTCCTCGTCGACGCTCTCGGCGCGGGTCAAGGAGATCGTGATCCTCTCGGTCGGCGGCCAGTGGGGCTCGCCCTACGAGCTCTACGCCCATGAGCTTGTCGCCCGCATGGTGGGTGTACCCGAGGCCGCTGTCGTGTCGCTGGCCAGCGGCCAGCCCCCGGTCGGCCTGACTGGCGACGAACTCGTTGCGGCACAGTTCGTCCAGGAGCTTATTTCCACGCACAGGGTGAGCGCGGCCACTTACCAGGACGCCGTGGCGGCTTTTGGTGAGACCGGGGTTGTCGACATGGTCACTCTGGCGAGTACCTACCTGGGTGTGTCGGCGACATTGAACGCCTTTAACGTGCGCGGACCGAATCCTGCTGCACCGGCGGTGCTTCCGACGCCGGTGCCCGCCACCCCGCCGTCCTCGGACGGCCCGAACGGGTTGGGTGGCCGGTTGCCGTTGCTGGATCTGGATACTGCCTCACCAGCTCAGCTTGAGCTTGCGGCCCGGATCAAGGCTCTCGCGTTACCGATTCAGCAGGCGACGGGTATCGAGTTGGTGACACCCGAGGGGCAGTTGATTGGCCCGTTGAACGCATACCTGTACAGCCCGGTCATCGGCGGAGCGCTGTTCGACGTGGGCGACACGTTCTCGTCCTCGACGCTGTCTCCACGGGTAAAAGAGGTGGTCATTCTGTCTGTTGGCGGGCTGTGGGGCTCAGACTACGAAGTCTGGTCGCATGCGAAGGTGGCTCGTCTTGTGGGTCTTCCGGAGGAAGCGATCGTGTCGCTCGGCAGCGGTCAGGCTCCGGTCGGGCTCAGCGGCGATGAGCTGATCGCTGCCCAGTTCGTGCAGGAGCTGGTGTCGACCTACCGTGTCAGTGACGAGCTGTACTACGCAGCGGAGGCCGCATTCGGACGAATTGCTCTGGTCGACTTGGTCAATCTAGCTAGCACCTACCTGGGCGCCTCGGCGGTGTTGAACGCCTTCGAGGTTCCCGTTCCACCGGCGGCGACCGCCTCCGTGTAG